The Palaemon carinicauda isolate YSFRI2023 chromosome 37, ASM3689809v2, whole genome shotgun sequence genome contains a region encoding:
- the LOC137629854 gene encoding pro-resilin-like, protein MEGKVLILAAIVALAVAEPPRSYGPPPSQSYGPPNASNGRFPPAHYDFEYEVKDRPSGNDFGHQESRRGDNTDGSYFVLLPDGRLQKVTYEVNGDSGFLAEVTFEGEARYPRPQTSTHNGYPTPKSSSYA, encoded by the exons ATGGAAGGAAAG GTCTTAATCTTGGCCGCCATTGTAGCACTTGCTGTTGCAGAGCCTCCCAGATCCTATGGCCCTCCACCATCCCAGTCCTACGGACCACCCAATGCATCAAACGGACGTTTT CCTCCAGCTCATTATGACTTCGAGTATGAGGTAAAGGACCGTCCTTCAGGCAATGATTTCGGCCACCAGGAATCGCGAAGGGGTGACAACACTGATGGATCTTATTTCGTGCTTCTTCCTGATGGTCGCCTTCAGAAGGTCACTTATGAGGTCAACGGAGATTCAGGTTTCTTGGCCGAGGTCACTTTTGAAGGAGAAGCTCGCTACCCAAGGCCACAGACCTCCACTCACAATGGATACCCAACGCCCAAGTCCTCCTCTTATGCCTAA